A window from Citrus sinensis cultivar Valencia sweet orange chromosome 3, DVS_A1.0, whole genome shotgun sequence encodes these proteins:
- the LOC102623941 gene encoding transcription factor MTB3, producing the protein MAEKFWTKEEDKAMVESVLGTEACEFLIKSTANNVMAELVTPPGDLGVHQRLCQVVEGSNWNYAIYWHASNLKSGGSALIWGDGHCRDPKDGAVGGGKSSGVNKVDEVERKEEVKKRVLQKLHACFGGLENYASRFDGVSGVEMFYLTSMYFNFRCDSAYGPGHAYKSGRSIWTSGIVSCSDHYESRSFLAMSAGFQTVVFVPAKSGVVELGSVKLIPEEQNFVEMVKTVFEGSSSVQTKVFPKIFGHELSLGGSKSQSISINFSPKVEDELNFASDTYEIQAIGSNQVYGNSSNRCRSEDEAKLFPHLNQMIVGGFDAQARVSSLEQKDDSSPQGDDRKPRKRGRKPANGREEPLNHVEAERQRREKLNQRFYALRAVVPNISKMDKASLLGDAITYITDLQMKIRVLETEKDMSNNKQKQISVPEIDFQPRHEDAVVRVSCPLDDHPVSSVMKTFSEHQIVAQESNVSTTEDKVIHTFSIQTQSGAAEQLKEKLLAALSK; encoded by the coding sequence ATGGCTGAGAAATTTTGGACGAAGGAAGAAGACAAAGCTATGGTGGAATCAGTTTTGGGTACTGAGGCCTGTGAATTCTTGATCAAATCCACTGCCAACAATGTAATGGCAGAGTTGGTTACACCACCTGGTGATTTGGGTGTGCACCAGAGGCTATGTCAGGTAGTTGAAGGGTCCAATTGGAACTATGCAATTTACTGGCATGCTTCAAACTTGAAATCTGGTGGATCCGCCCTAATTTGGGGAGATGGCCATTGCCGTGACCCAAAGGATGGTGCAGTTGGAGGTGGGAAATCTAGTGGAGTTAACAAAGTTGACGAAGTTGAGAGGAAAGAAGAGGTAAAAAAGCGGGTGCTTCAGAAGCTGCATGCATGTTTTGGTGGGTTGGAGAATTATGCGTCAAGGTTTGATGGAGTGTCAGGTGTAGAGATGTTTTATCTTACCTCAATGTATTTTAACTTTAGGTGTGATTCAGCATACGGTCCTGGACACGCATACAAGTCCGGTAGATCAATTTGGACCTCAGGCATAGTTAGTTGTTCAGATCATTATGAATCTAGGTCCTTTCTGGCAATGTCAGCGGGTTTCCAAACTGTGGTGTTTGTTCCTGCGAAGTCTGGAGTTGTGGAGCTTGGTTCTGTCAAATTAATACCAGAGGAACAGAATTTTGTGGAGATGGTAAAAACTGTGTTTGAGGGATCTAGTTCTGTTCAAACAAAAGTGTTTCCAAAGATTTTTGGGCATGAACTAAGTTTGGGTGGCTCAAAATCACAATCAATAAGCATCAACTTTTCTCCCAAAGTGGAAGATGAACTGAATTTTGCTTCAGACACTTATGAAATACAGGCAATAGGTAGCAATCAGGTATATGGAAATTCTTCTAATAGGTGTCGATCTGAAGATGAAGCTAAACTTTTTCCGCATTTGAACCAAATGATTGTTGGGGGTTTTGATGCTCAGGCAAGAGTGTCTAGTTTGGAACAGAAGGATGATTCATCACCTCAGGGCGATGATCGGAAACCTAGGAAGAGAGGAAGAAAGCCTGCAAATGGGAGAGAAGAGCCGTTGAATCATGTTGAAGCAGAGCGGCAGAGGCGGGAGAAGCTTAACCAGCGATTCTATGCTTTAAGAGCTGTTGTCCCTAATATCTCTAAGATGGACAAAGCCTCTCTGCTTGGTGATGCCATTACCTATATCACTGACCTCCAGATGAAAATCAGGGTTTTGGAGACAGAGAAGGATATGtcaaacaataaacaaaagcAGATTTCTGTGCCAGAGATTGATTTTCAGCCCAGACACGAGGATGCAGTTGTGCGGGTGAGCTGTCCTCTGGACGACCACCCGGTTTCAAGTGTCATGAAAACATTCAGTGAACATCAAATTGTAGCTCAAGAGTCTAATGTTTCTACAACGGAAGACAAGGTTATCCATACGTTTTCTATTCAGACTCAAAGTGGTGCTGCTGAGCAGTTAAAAGAGAAACTACTTGCTGCCCTTTCTAAATGA